A single region of the Oncorhynchus keta strain PuntledgeMale-10-30-2019 chromosome 4, Oket_V2, whole genome shotgun sequence genome encodes:
- the gla gene encoding alpha-galactosidase A — MGAVVLVLFTIGAFISPVKSLDNGLALKPTMGWLHWERFMCNVDCDTDPNNCISENLYMQMADVMVTEGWKEAGYEYVCIDDCWPSHQRDAKGRLQADPKRFPRGIKKLADDVHSKGLKLGIYADLGTFTCGGFPGSMGYYDIDAQTFADWGVDLLKFDGCYMKWTLLGEGYTNMSIALNQTGRSILYSCEWPLYEWPHHQPDYAAIRKACNHWRNFADVYDSWDSVKTILDWTADHQDVIVPAAGPGGWNDPDMLVIGNFGLSHAQQESQMALWAIMASPLLMSNDLRDICPRSKQLLQNTRIIAISQDPLGRQGYRTAKVDSFEVWERHLSGGRLALAVMNKQEIGGPRRFPLTLATLPSWKICHPQCNVTQVLPSYKELGVQTLLSKLVVVVNPSGTALLTVTPI; from the exons ATGGGTGCTGTAGTTCTGGTGCTATTTACAATCGGTGCTTTTATCAGTCCAGTTAAATCTCTGGACAATGGTCTCGCGCTCAAGCCTACAATGGGTTGGCTGCATTGGGAGAGATTCATGTGCAATGTCGACTGTGACACGGACCCCAATAATTGCATCAG TGAGAATCTCTACATGCAGATGGCAGATGTGATGGTGACGGAAGGCTGGAAGGAGGCTGGCTACGAGTATGTCTGCATCGATGACTGTTGGCCCAGCCACCAACGTGACGCCAAGGGACGCCTTCAGGCAGACCCGAAGCGGTTCCCCAGAGGCATCAAGAAACTGGCCGACGAT GTTCATTCCAAGGGTCTCAAGTTGGGGATCTATGCTGATTTGGGAACCTTTACATGTGGAGGCTTTCCAGGGAGCATGGGATACTACGACATTGACGCTCAGACCTTTGCTGATTGGGGTGTGGATCTGCTCAAATTTGATGGGTGCTACATGAAGTGGACTTTACTGGGAGAAG GTTACACAAACATGTCAATAGCACTGAACCAAACTGGGAGAAGTATCCTGTACTCCTGTGAGTGGCCACTGTATGAGTGGCCACACCATCAG CCAGACTATGCTGCCATACGGAAGGCCTGTAACCACTGGCGCAACTTTGCGGATGTGTATGACTCCTGGGACAGTGTGAAGACCATCTTGGACTGGACTGCCGACCATCAGGATGTCATTGTCCCAGCGGCTGGGCCTGGGGGCTGGAATGACCCTGACATG CTGGTTATTGGAAACTTTGGCCTGAGTCACGCCCAACAGGAGTCTCAGATGGCATTGTGGGCCATCATGGCCTCCCCTCTGCTGATGTCCAATGACCTGAGAGACATCTGCCCCCGGTCCAAGCAGCTGCTGCAGAACACAAGGATCATCGCCATCAGTCAGGACCCACTGGGCAGGCAGGGCTATCGCACCGCCAAG GTGGACAGTTTCGAGGTGTGGGAAAGACACCTGTCTGGTGGCCGGTTGGCTCTGGCAGTGATGAACAAGCAGGAGATCGGTGGACCCCGACGCTTCCCCCTCACCCTGGCCACACTGCCTAGCTGGAAGATCTGCCACCCCCAGTGTAATGTCACTCAGGTCCTGCCCAGCTACAAGGAGCTGGGGGTCCAGACCCTCCTCAGTAAACTTGTGGTGGTGGTCAACCCTTCTGGCACAGCACTGCTGACTGTCACCCCCATTTAA
- the LOC118380546 gene encoding 60S ribosomal protein L36a-like isoform X2, whose translation MLDICCEAQRLNLNDKVNVPKTRRTYCKKCKRHQLHKVTQYKKGKDSLYAQGKRRYDRKQSGYGGQTKPIFRKKAKTTKKIVLRLECVEPNCRAKRMVPIKRCKHFELGGDKKRKGQVIQF comes from the exons TATTTGCTGTGAAGCCCAGAGACTCAATTTGAAtgataag GTGAACGTGCCGAAGACACGCAGGACCTACTGCAAGAAGTGCAAGAGACACCAGCTTCACAAAGTTACCCAGTACAAGAAGGGAAAGGATTCCCTCTACGCACAGG GTAAGAGGAGATATGACAGAAAGCAGTCCGGTTACGGTGGACAGACCAAGCCTATTTTCCGCAAAAAG GCCAAGACCACAAAGAAGATCGTGTTGAGGCTGGAGTGTGTGGAGCCCAACTGCAGGGCCAAAAGAATGGTGCCCATCAAGAGATGCAAGCACTTTGAGCTGGGAGGTGACAAGAAGAGAAAG GGCCAGGTCATCCAGTTCTAG